From a single Pseudorasbora parva isolate DD20220531a chromosome 17, ASM2467924v1, whole genome shotgun sequence genomic region:
- the fbln5 gene encoding fibulin-5, producing MFFELRGLSWSTNKRMLSVLICIICCIHSGKSQSCTDGFAYDRRARQCIDVDECRTLPDPCRGDMQCVNQNGGYLCIPRGLYSQSYARNSPRTYPEPSYPEESYPDRSLGYSEPFIPNGPPVGAGPGPGPGPSYPIVSRSTPCLLGYTLGVDGTCVDVDECETESHQCNPTQVCINTAGGYTCSCTEGYWLVGGQCQDIDECRYGYCQQLCANIPGSYSCSCSPGFLLNTDSRTCQDVDECETTPCSHDCLNTYGSFMCTCQEGFELASDGTTCNDLDECSFSDFLCQHTCVNTPGSFSCVCPPGYYVYEDGRSCEDLNECESGNNTCTTAQVCFNFQGGYTCLDPLRCDPPYIELSDNQCMCSAENPACRERPFTILYRHMDLSSGRSVPADIFQMQATTRYPGAFYLFQIKSGNDGREFYMRQTSNISATLVLARPIKGPKTIVLDLEMVTVNNVINFRGSSIIRLTIFVSEHPF from the exons TCATGCACAGATGGATTTGCTTATGACCGCCGTGCCAGACAGTGTATCG ACGTTGATGAATGCCGGACACTGCCAGACCCATGTCGGGGAGACATGCAGTGTGTAAATCAGAACGGTGGATACCTGTGCATCCCCCGTGGACTCTACTCCCAATCTTATGCCCGCAACAGCCCACGCACCTACCCTGAGCCTTCCTATCCTGAAGAGTCCTACCCTGACAGATCGCTTGGATATTCTGAACCGTTTATTCCTAACGGTCCTCCTGTGGGAGCTGGTCCTGGTCCAGGCCCCGGTCCGAGCTACCCGATAGTGAGTCGGTCCACTCCCTGCCTTCTCGGATATACGCTTGGTGTTGATGGCACATGTGTTG ATGTTGATGAATGTGAGACAGAGTCTCACCAGTGTAACCCAACTCAGGTGTGTATAAATACAGCCGGTGGATATACCTGCTCATGTACTGAGGGCTATTGGCTGGTGGGTGGACAGTGCCAAG ATATTGATGAGTGTCGCTATGGTTACTGCCAGCAGCTGTGTGCTAACATCCCTGGCTCATATTCCTGTTCCTGTAGTCCGGGATTCCTTCTTAATACAGATAGCAGGACCTGCCAAG ATGTGGACGAGTGTGAGACAACCCCATGCTCTCACGACTGTTTGAACACATACGGCTCATTCATGTGTACCTGTCAGGAGGGCTTTGAGCTCGCCTCTGATGGGACCACGTGTAACG ATCTAGACGAGTGCAGTTTCTCAGACTTCCTTTGTCAGCACACATGTGTGAACACACCAGGATCATTCTCTTGCGTGTGTCCGCCTGGATATTATGTGTACGAGGATGGAAGGAGCTGCGAAG atCTCAATGAATGTGAGTCTGGTAACAACACGTGTACAACAGCACAAGTGTGTTTCAATTTCCAGGGAGGTTACACATGTCTGGACCCTCTTAGATGTGATCCACCTTACATAGAGCTCAGTGACAA tcAGTGCATGTGTTCTGCGGAGAACCCTGCATGTCGGGAAAGGCCCTTTACTATCCTGTACAGGCATATGGATTTGTCTTCTGGCCGCAGTGTTCCTGCCGATATATTTCAGATGCAGGCCACCACACGTTACCCTGGAGCATTTTACCTCTTTCAGATCAAGTCTGGCAACGATGGCCGAGAGTTTTACATGCGG CAAACCAGTAATATCAGTGCAACATTGGTTCTGGCCCGGCCCATTAAAGGACCGAAGACTATCGTTCTAGACCTAGAGATGGTTACCGTTAATAACGTCATCAACTTCCGAGGCAGTTCAATCATCCGCCTCACAATATTTGTCTCTGAACATCCATTTTGA
- the LOC137044762 gene encoding tandem C2 domains nuclear protein, whose product MTECIKNCCRTFTSKENEPEIQMIKVRPPGKLTVKSKVKRDVGVSEDYLLSKLPPDGREVPFIIPTFKPSYIQPRGAQYSGYNIGQQSATRSTYAERKAELAGGGQTMYDPDLSLNSSHMISYVSPGSLRRPTLKNRTNNSPGIEHSGKERLSLSMFDLSNPQGHVQRYDSVSSVQSSTSSFQDSFGSSRSLESITLSGDERDREPGKVCVHLKYEEAVEQVWITLVKCTDLSVYTEGMDLQNIGVKGVITMTKPVRFKSTVKEASADTVFMETFVFTLNLEQIRKSALVLRLQAHTSRKRTLGECVLSLRTLGPQETKHWLEFKPHSKTHVCHAELQLALCFQPVSSRMQLQILSAQNLPSSSSPLTQSFFVKVDLLSEGKFLLKRKTKAVKSTGGHVQWEEVLHFPITNQDQNLQLAVKLYSRGSVRRKHLLGQVLLGFDSSSPEAVEQWRDSMTNPEKVVTSWHRVSRL is encoded by the exons ATGACAGAATGTATCAAAAACTGCTGCAGGACATTTACGTCCAAGGAGAACGAACCAGAGATTCAGA TGATTAAGGTTCGACCTCCCGGTAAATTAACTGTTAAGTCTAAAGTGAAGAGGGATGTTGGCGTATCAGAGGATTATCTCCTGTCTAAACTGCCTCCAGACGGCCGGGAGGTTCCATTCATCATCCCAACCTTCAAACCCTCCTACATCCAGCCGAGAGGGGCGCAGTACTCTGGCTACAACATCGGGCAACAGA GTGCCACAAGGAGCACTTATGCAGAAAGGAAGGCAGAGCTCGCAGGAGGCGGTCAAACGATGTATGACCCTGATTTGAGCTTAAACAGCAGTCATATGATCAGCTACGTGTCGCCAGGTTCACTGAGACGCCCCACTCTGAAAAATAGAACCAACAACAGCCCTGGCATAG AACACAGTGGCAAAGAGAGACTCAGTCTGTCCATGTTTGATTTGTCAAACCCTCAGGGCCATGTACAG CGTTATGATTCTGTATCCAGTGTCCAGAGCAGCACATCCTCGTTTCAGGATTCCTTTGGGAGCAGCCGTAGTCTAG AGTCCATCACTCTGTCTGGTGATGAGCGGGATCGTGAGCCGGGAAAAGTGTGCGTGCACCTGAAGTATGAGGAGGCGGTGGAGCAGGTGTGGATCACCTTAGTGAAG TGTACAGACTTGAGTGTGTATACTGAAGGGATGGACCTGCAGAACATTGGGGTCAAAGGGGTCATCACCATGACGAAGCCAGTGCGATTTAAAAGCACAGTCAAGGAAGCATCAGCA GACACTGTCTTCATGGAGACATTTGTGTTCACTCTGAACTTAGAGCAAATCCGCAAATCAGCACTGGTTCTGCGCCTGCAGGCTCACACATCACGTAAGAGGACACTGGGAGAGTGTGTATTATCTCTGCGAACCCTCGGACCGCAGGAAACAAAGCACTGGCTGGAGTTCAAGCCTCACTCTAAAACACAT gTGTGTCACGCTGAGCTTCAGCTGGCCTTGTGCTTCCAGCCAGTGAGCAGTCGAATGCAACTCCAGATCCTTAGTGCTCAAAACCTACCGTCATCTTCCTCACCACTCACACAGA GTTTCTTTGTGAAGGTTGACTTGCTGAGTGAGGGCAAGTTCTTACTGAAGAGGAAGACAAAGGCGGTGAAGTCAACTGGGGGACATGTTCAATGGGAGGAGGTGCTTCACTTTCCTATCACCAATCAGGACCAGAATCTGCAGCTGGCAGTCAAACTCTACAGCCGTGGCTCTGTTCGTAGAAAACACCTGCTCGGACAG GTTCTCTTAGGATTTGACAGCAGTTCTCCTGAGGCAGTGGAACAATGGAGGGATTCCATGACTAATCCTGAAAAAGTGGTGACGTCATGGCACAGAGTTAGTCGACTCTAA